From Columba livia isolate bColLiv1 breed racing homer chromosome 5, bColLiv1.pat.W.v2, whole genome shotgun sequence, one genomic window encodes:
- the AGBL2 gene encoding cytosolic carboxypeptidase 2 isoform X19: MQPSGPPRDRGAGGFGGKLLPEPYDSFMRSHLRYYGYFQAPRALEPVSGQDRWVPSARGQGTSVPSVQHRRSPGDPRDLFTLPWAQGPLPAPRWPIECEVIKEPIEHIEWVPPEPEPFCPPAGPARPLAPLSEDQGTVVYQLSPGTGEWAAPRVPPSVPRSPLPSLWALPAAPPGSCFTRARIGGSPGPLSLPATPLEGPQDTTLIFESRFESGNLQKAVKVGPFEYVLWLRPDLYTAKHTQWFYFRVQNTRRDHLYHFTIANLAKPKSLYNEGMRPLLYSQRDAESCGIGWRRVGTDIQYYRRGVEEPAAFCLSWTVCFPHDGDTCFFAHSYPYTYSDLRRYLRALCRDPARSRLCTVRALCRSLAGNTVYLLTIGSPAAAASKRVVVLSARAHPGESGGSWAMRGLLDFLLSADADAQLLRRLFDFMVVPMLNPDGVVVGNSRCSLAGRDPNRAYGTARGGSFPGVWHLRAMVERVLAEREVVLYCDFHGHSRKNNVFMYGCDGGGAGSGSRLRQRVFPLMLSKNAPDKFSFPSCKFKVQKSKAGTGRVVMWRLGVLHSYTMEAAFGGSTLGGRNSHFTVQDLKSLGSQLCDTLLDFCDPDPAKLQRCLAEVDALLRRRLRREPGCGGWSGVSPSELESRWHQRLRHLRVRRARGSSLRPRTAVGATEEEAAAEPKSQERPVPAKCHCPGL; this comes from the exons ATGCAGCCCTCGGGGCCCCCCAGGGATCGGGGGGCAGGGGGGTTTGGTGGGAAGCTGCTCCCTGAGCCCTACGACAGCTTCATGCGCAGCCACCTGCGCTACTACGGCTACTTCCAAG CCCCTAGGGCGCTGGAGCCGGTCTCTGGCCAGGACAGGTGGGTCCCTTCAGCGCGGGGCCAGGGGACATCGGTGCCCTCGGTGCAGCACCGCAGGTCCCCGGGGGATCCACGGGATCTCTTCACCCTCCCCTGGGCACAGGGCCCCCTGCCCGCTCCCCGCTGGCCCATCGAGTGCGAAGTCATCAAGGAGCCGATCGAGCACATCG AGTGGGTCCCCCCTGAGCCGGAGCCCTTCTGCCCGCCCGCGGGCCCCGCGCGCCCCCTGGCCCCGCTCAGCGAGGACCAGGGCACTGTTGTCTACCAGCTCAGCCCAGGTACTGGGGAGTGGGCAGCACCCCGGGtaccccccagtgtccccaggtctCCATTGCCATCCCTCTGGGCTCTCCCCGCAGCACCCCCAGGCTCCTGCTTCACCCGCGCTCGCATTGGGGGATCCCCGGGCCCCCTGTCCTTGCCGGCCACCCCCTTGGAGGGTCCCCAGGACACAACGCTGATCTTTGAATCGCGTTTTGAGAGCGGAAACCTCCAGAAAGCTGTCAAGGT GGGCCCCTTCGAGTACGTGCTGTGGCTGCGGCCGGACCTGTACACGGCCAAGCACACCCAGTGGTTCTACTTCCGCGTCCAAAACACCCGGCGAGACCATCTCTACCACTTCACCATCGCCAACCTGGCCAAGCCCAAGAGCCTCTACAATGAGGGGATGCGCCCGCTGCTCTACTCCCAGCGTGATGCCGAGAGCTGCGGCATCGGCTGGCGCCGCGTCGGGACAGACATCCAGTACTACCGGCGTGGTGTGGAGGAGCCAGCCGCCTTCTGTCtctcctggactgtgtgttTCCCCCACGACGGCGACACCTGCTTCTTCGCCCACTCCTACCCCTACACCTACTCGGACCTGCGGCGCTACCTGCGGGCGCTGTGCCGTGACCCAGCGCGCTCGCGGCTCTGCACGGTGCGGGCGCTGTGCCGCAGCCTGGCTGGCAACACCGTGTACCTGCTGACCATCGGCAGCCCGGCCGCTGCGGCCAGCAAGCGGGTGGTGGTGCTGAGCGCCCGCGCGCACCCCGGGGAGAGCGGCGGCTCCTGGGCCATGCGGGGTTTGCTCGATTTCCTCCTCAGCGCCGATGCCGACGCCCAGCTCCTGCGCCGGCTCTTTGACTTCATGGTGGTGCCGATGCTGAACCCCGAcggggtggtggtggggaacTCCCGCTGCTCCCTGGCGGGACGGGATCCCAACAGGGCGTACGGGACAGCGCGTGGTGGCTCCTTCCCCGGCGTGTGGCACCTGCGGGCCATGGTGGAGAG GGTGCTGGCAGAGCGGGAGGTGGTTTTGTACTGCGACTTCCATGGGCACAGCCGGAAAAACAATGTCTTCATGTACGGCTGCGACGGCGGTGGGGCCGGCAGCGGGTCACGGCTGCGCCAGCGCGTCTTCCCCCTGATGCTGAGCAAGAATGCCCCCGACAAG ttctccttccccagctgcaaGTTCAAGGTGCAGAAGAGCAAAGCGGGCACGGGCAGAGTCGTCATGTGGCGCTTGGGCGTCTTGCACAGCTACACCATGGAGGCGGCTTTCGGCGGCTCCACGCTGG GCGGGAGGAACTCGCACTTCACCGTGCAGGACCTCAAGTCGCTGGGCTCCCAGCTGTGCGACACCCTGCTCGACTTCTGCGACCCCGACCCCGCCAAG CTGCAGCGGTGCCTGGCGGAGGTGGACGCGCTGCTGCGGCGGCGGCTGCGCCGGGAGCCGGGCTGCGGTGGGTGGAGCGGCGTGTCCCCCTCGGAGCTCGAGTCCAGGTGG CACCAGCGGCTCCGACACCTCCGTGTCCGACGGGCCCGCGGTTCATCTCTGCGGCCCAGAACAGCCG TCGGAGCAACGGAGGAGGAAGCGGCTGCGGAGCCGAAGAGCCAGGAACGCCCTGTGCCAGCCAAATGCCACTGTCCCG GCCTGTAG
- the AGBL2 gene encoding cytosolic carboxypeptidase 2 isoform X11, giving the protein MQPSGPPRDRGAGGFGGKLLPEPYDSFMRSHLRYYGYFQAPRALEPVSGQDRWVPSARGQGTSVPSVQHRRSPGDPRDLFTLPWAQGPLPAPRWPIECEVIKEPIEHIEWVPPEPEPFCPPAGPARPLAPLSEDQGTVVYQLSPGTGEWAAPRVPPSVPRSPLPSLWALPAAPPGSCFTRARIGGSPGPLSLPATPLEGPQDTTLIFESRFESGNLQKAVKVGPFEYVLWLRPDLYTAKHTQWFYFRVQNTRRDHLYHFTIANLAKPKSLYNEGMRPLLYSQRDAESCGIGWRRVGTDIQYYRRGVEEPAAFCLSWTVCFPHDGDTCFFAHSYPYTYSDLRRYLRALCRDPARSRLCTVRALCRSLAGNTVYLLTIGSPAAAASKRVVVLSARAHPGESGGSWAMRGLLDFLLSADADAQLLRRLFDFMVVPMLNPDGVVVGNSRCSLAGRDPNRAYGTARGGSFPGVWHLRAMVERVLAEREVVLYCDFHGHSRKNNVFMYGCDGGGAGSGSRLRQRVFPLMLSKNAPDKFSFPSCKFKVQKSKAGTGRVVMWRLGVLHSYTMEAAFGGSTLGGRNSHFTVQDLKSLGSQLCDTLLDFCDPDPAKLQRCLAEVDALLRRRLRREPGCGGWSGVSPSELESSTSGSDTSVSDGPAVHLCGPEQPSEQRRRKRLRSRRARNALCQPNATVPVSLGPPERSARSQRGQSCWDTCPQSCRSAPGAPRGASPALRPQARPGPCGARAQPALPGPAGAQRGRLAALTRSQRERGASAVSRRRPPPSARCPGGCSQDAAPGAPGPSRRRAGRVAAARGHRARLPIHSPGRASAAPRCRACARH; this is encoded by the exons ATGCAGCCCTCGGGGCCCCCCAGGGATCGGGGGGCAGGGGGGTTTGGTGGGAAGCTGCTCCCTGAGCCCTACGACAGCTTCATGCGCAGCCACCTGCGCTACTACGGCTACTTCCAAG CCCCTAGGGCGCTGGAGCCGGTCTCTGGCCAGGACAGGTGGGTCCCTTCAGCGCGGGGCCAGGGGACATCGGTGCCCTCGGTGCAGCACCGCAGGTCCCCGGGGGATCCACGGGATCTCTTCACCCTCCCCTGGGCACAGGGCCCCCTGCCCGCTCCCCGCTGGCCCATCGAGTGCGAAGTCATCAAGGAGCCGATCGAGCACATCG AGTGGGTCCCCCCTGAGCCGGAGCCCTTCTGCCCGCCCGCGGGCCCCGCGCGCCCCCTGGCCCCGCTCAGCGAGGACCAGGGCACTGTTGTCTACCAGCTCAGCCCAGGTACTGGGGAGTGGGCAGCACCCCGGGtaccccccagtgtccccaggtctCCATTGCCATCCCTCTGGGCTCTCCCCGCAGCACCCCCAGGCTCCTGCTTCACCCGCGCTCGCATTGGGGGATCCCCGGGCCCCCTGTCCTTGCCGGCCACCCCCTTGGAGGGTCCCCAGGACACAACGCTGATCTTTGAATCGCGTTTTGAGAGCGGAAACCTCCAGAAAGCTGTCAAGGT GGGCCCCTTCGAGTACGTGCTGTGGCTGCGGCCGGACCTGTACACGGCCAAGCACACCCAGTGGTTCTACTTCCGCGTCCAAAACACCCGGCGAGACCATCTCTACCACTTCACCATCGCCAACCTGGCCAAGCCCAAGAGCCTCTACAATGAGGGGATGCGCCCGCTGCTCTACTCCCAGCGTGATGCCGAGAGCTGCGGCATCGGCTGGCGCCGCGTCGGGACAGACATCCAGTACTACCGGCGTGGTGTGGAGGAGCCAGCCGCCTTCTGTCtctcctggactgtgtgttTCCCCCACGACGGCGACACCTGCTTCTTCGCCCACTCCTACCCCTACACCTACTCGGACCTGCGGCGCTACCTGCGGGCGCTGTGCCGTGACCCAGCGCGCTCGCGGCTCTGCACGGTGCGGGCGCTGTGCCGCAGCCTGGCTGGCAACACCGTGTACCTGCTGACCATCGGCAGCCCGGCCGCTGCGGCCAGCAAGCGGGTGGTGGTGCTGAGCGCCCGCGCGCACCCCGGGGAGAGCGGCGGCTCCTGGGCCATGCGGGGTTTGCTCGATTTCCTCCTCAGCGCCGATGCCGACGCCCAGCTCCTGCGCCGGCTCTTTGACTTCATGGTGGTGCCGATGCTGAACCCCGAcggggtggtggtggggaacTCCCGCTGCTCCCTGGCGGGACGGGATCCCAACAGGGCGTACGGGACAGCGCGTGGTGGCTCCTTCCCCGGCGTGTGGCACCTGCGGGCCATGGTGGAGAG GGTGCTGGCAGAGCGGGAGGTGGTTTTGTACTGCGACTTCCATGGGCACAGCCGGAAAAACAATGTCTTCATGTACGGCTGCGACGGCGGTGGGGCCGGCAGCGGGTCACGGCTGCGCCAGCGCGTCTTCCCCCTGATGCTGAGCAAGAATGCCCCCGACAAG ttctccttccccagctgcaaGTTCAAGGTGCAGAAGAGCAAAGCGGGCACGGGCAGAGTCGTCATGTGGCGCTTGGGCGTCTTGCACAGCTACACCATGGAGGCGGCTTTCGGCGGCTCCACGCTGG GCGGGAGGAACTCGCACTTCACCGTGCAGGACCTCAAGTCGCTGGGCTCCCAGCTGTGCGACACCCTGCTCGACTTCTGCGACCCCGACCCCGCCAAG CTGCAGCGGTGCCTGGCGGAGGTGGACGCGCTGCTGCGGCGGCGGCTGCGCCGGGAGCCGGGCTGCGGTGGGTGGAGCGGCGTGTCCCCCTCGGAGCTCGAGTCCAG CACCAGCGGCTCCGACACCTCCGTGTCCGACGGGCCCGCGGTTCATCTCTGCGGCCCAGAACAGCCG TCGGAGCAACGGAGGAGGAAGCGGCTGCGGAGCCGAAGAGCCAGGAACGCCCTGTGCCAGCCAAATGCCACTGTCCCGGTGAGCCTGGGACCGCCAGAACGCTCTGCCCGGTCACAGCGGGGACAGTCCTGCTGGGACACTTGTCCCCAGAGCTGTCGCAGCGCGCCCGGGGCTCCAAGGGGTGCAAGCCCTGCTCTGCGCCCCCAGGCCAGGCCGGGGCCCTGCGGGGCCCGCGCGCAGCCGGCTCTGCCCGGCCCGGCGGGAGCGCAGCGCGGCCGCCTCGCCGCCCTGACGCGGTCCCAGCGGGAACGGGGCGCGAGCGCGGTGTCGCGCCGCCGGCCGCCCCCGAGCGCCCGCTGCCCCGGCGGCTGCTCGCAGGACGCAGCCCCGGGAGCCCCAGGGCCGtcccggcggcgggcggggcgggtgGCTGCCGCCCGCGGGCACAGGGCCCGTCTCCCCATCCACAGCCCCGGCAGAGCCTCCGCGGCCCCGCGCTGCCGCGCCTGTGCTCGGCATTAA
- the AGBL2 gene encoding cytosolic carboxypeptidase 2 isoform X17 has product MQPSGPPRDRGAGGFGGKLLPEPYDSFMRSHLRYYGYFQAPRALEPVSGQDRWVPSARGQGTSVPSVQHRRSPGDPRDLFTLPWAQGPLPAPRWPIECEVIKEPIEHIEWVPPEPEPFCPPAGPARPLAPLSEDQGTVVYQLSPGTGEWAAPRVPPSVPRSPLPSLWALPAAPPGSCFTRARIGGSPGPLSLPATPLEGPQDTTLIFESRFESGNLQKAVKVGPFEYVLWLRPDLYTAKHTQWFYFRVQNTRRDHLYHFTIANLAKPKSLYNEGMRPLLYSQRDAESCGIGWRRVGTDIQYYRRGVEEPAAFCLSWTVCFPHDGDTCFFAHSYPYTYSDLRRYLRALCRDPARSRLCTVRALCRSLAGNTVYLLTIGSPAAAASKRVVVLSARAHPGESGGSWAMRGLLDFLLSADADAQLLRRLFDFMVVPMLNPDGVVVGNSRCSLAGRDPNRAYGTARGGSFPGVWHLRAMVERVLAEREVVLYCDFHGHSRKNNVFMYGCDGGGAGSGSRLRQRVFPLMLSKNAPDKFSFPSCKFKVQKSKAGTGRVVMWRLGVLHSYTMEAAFGGSTLGGRNSHFTVQDLKSLGSQLCDTLLDFCDPDPAKVGGSRGLDRGTPAAPRAIGAAVTPARPAAAAVPGGGGRAAAAAAAPGAGLRWVERRVPLGARVQHQRLRHLRVRRARGSSLRPRTAVGATEEEAAAEPKSQERPVPAKCHCPGL; this is encoded by the exons ATGCAGCCCTCGGGGCCCCCCAGGGATCGGGGGGCAGGGGGGTTTGGTGGGAAGCTGCTCCCTGAGCCCTACGACAGCTTCATGCGCAGCCACCTGCGCTACTACGGCTACTTCCAAG CCCCTAGGGCGCTGGAGCCGGTCTCTGGCCAGGACAGGTGGGTCCCTTCAGCGCGGGGCCAGGGGACATCGGTGCCCTCGGTGCAGCACCGCAGGTCCCCGGGGGATCCACGGGATCTCTTCACCCTCCCCTGGGCACAGGGCCCCCTGCCCGCTCCCCGCTGGCCCATCGAGTGCGAAGTCATCAAGGAGCCGATCGAGCACATCG AGTGGGTCCCCCCTGAGCCGGAGCCCTTCTGCCCGCCCGCGGGCCCCGCGCGCCCCCTGGCCCCGCTCAGCGAGGACCAGGGCACTGTTGTCTACCAGCTCAGCCCAGGTACTGGGGAGTGGGCAGCACCCCGGGtaccccccagtgtccccaggtctCCATTGCCATCCCTCTGGGCTCTCCCCGCAGCACCCCCAGGCTCCTGCTTCACCCGCGCTCGCATTGGGGGATCCCCGGGCCCCCTGTCCTTGCCGGCCACCCCCTTGGAGGGTCCCCAGGACACAACGCTGATCTTTGAATCGCGTTTTGAGAGCGGAAACCTCCAGAAAGCTGTCAAGGT GGGCCCCTTCGAGTACGTGCTGTGGCTGCGGCCGGACCTGTACACGGCCAAGCACACCCAGTGGTTCTACTTCCGCGTCCAAAACACCCGGCGAGACCATCTCTACCACTTCACCATCGCCAACCTGGCCAAGCCCAAGAGCCTCTACAATGAGGGGATGCGCCCGCTGCTCTACTCCCAGCGTGATGCCGAGAGCTGCGGCATCGGCTGGCGCCGCGTCGGGACAGACATCCAGTACTACCGGCGTGGTGTGGAGGAGCCAGCCGCCTTCTGTCtctcctggactgtgtgttTCCCCCACGACGGCGACACCTGCTTCTTCGCCCACTCCTACCCCTACACCTACTCGGACCTGCGGCGCTACCTGCGGGCGCTGTGCCGTGACCCAGCGCGCTCGCGGCTCTGCACGGTGCGGGCGCTGTGCCGCAGCCTGGCTGGCAACACCGTGTACCTGCTGACCATCGGCAGCCCGGCCGCTGCGGCCAGCAAGCGGGTGGTGGTGCTGAGCGCCCGCGCGCACCCCGGGGAGAGCGGCGGCTCCTGGGCCATGCGGGGTTTGCTCGATTTCCTCCTCAGCGCCGATGCCGACGCCCAGCTCCTGCGCCGGCTCTTTGACTTCATGGTGGTGCCGATGCTGAACCCCGAcggggtggtggtggggaacTCCCGCTGCTCCCTGGCGGGACGGGATCCCAACAGGGCGTACGGGACAGCGCGTGGTGGCTCCTTCCCCGGCGTGTGGCACCTGCGGGCCATGGTGGAGAG GGTGCTGGCAGAGCGGGAGGTGGTTTTGTACTGCGACTTCCATGGGCACAGCCGGAAAAACAATGTCTTCATGTACGGCTGCGACGGCGGTGGGGCCGGCAGCGGGTCACGGCTGCGCCAGCGCGTCTTCCCCCTGATGCTGAGCAAGAATGCCCCCGACAAG ttctccttccccagctgcaaGTTCAAGGTGCAGAAGAGCAAAGCGGGCACGGGCAGAGTCGTCATGTGGCGCTTGGGCGTCTTGCACAGCTACACCATGGAGGCGGCTTTCGGCGGCTCCACGCTGG GCGGGAGGAACTCGCACTTCACCGTGCAGGACCTCAAGTCGCTGGGCTCCCAGCTGTGCGACACCCTGCTCGACTTCTGCGACCCCGACCCCGCCAAGGTGGGCGGCAGCCGTGGCTTGGACCGCGGCACCCCGGCTGCCCCCCGTGCCATCGGGGCCGCGGTGACGCCGGCTCGCCCCGCAGCTGCAGCGGTGCCTGGCGGAGGTGGACGCGCTGCTGCGGCGGCGGCTGCGCCGGGAGCCGGGCTGCGGTGGGTGGAGCGGCGTGTCCCCCTCGGAGCTCGAGTCCAG CACCAGCGGCTCCGACACCTCCGTGTCCGACGGGCCCGCGGTTCATCTCTGCGGCCCAGAACAGCCG TCGGAGCAACGGAGGAGGAAGCGGCTGCGGAGCCGAAGAGCCAGGAACGCCCTGTGCCAGCCAAATGCCACTGTCCCG GCCTGTAG
- the AGBL2 gene encoding cytosolic carboxypeptidase 2 isoform X1, with protein sequence MQPSGPPRDRGAGGFGGKLLPEPYDSFMRSHLRYYGYFQAPRALEPVSGQDRWVPSARGQGTSVPSVQHRRSPGDPRDLFTLPWAQGPLPAPRWPIECEVIKEPIEHIEWVPPEPEPFCPPAGPARPLAPLSEDQGTVVYQLSPGTGEWAAPRVPPSVPRSPLPSLWALPAAPPGSCFTRARIGGSPGPLSLPATPLEGPQDTTLIFESRFESGNLQKAVKVGPFEYVLWLRPDLYTAKHTQWFYFRVQNTRRDHLYHFTIANLAKPKSLYNEGMRPLLYSQRDAESCGIGWRRVGTDIQYYRRGVEEPAAFCLSWTVCFPHDGDTCFFAHSYPYTYSDLRRYLRALCRDPARSRLCTVRALCRSLAGNTVYLLTIGSPAAAASKRVVVLSARAHPGESGGSWAMRGLLDFLLSADADAQLLRRLFDFMVVPMLNPDGVVVGNSRCSLAGRDPNRAYGTARGGSFPGVWHLRAMVERVLAEREVVLYCDFHGHSRKNNVFMYGCDGGGAGSGSRLRQRVFPLMLSKNAPDKFSFPSCKFKVQKSKAGTGRVVMWRLGVLHSYTMEAAFGGSTLGEGPPRVGVSVLGVLLGGWSPGWDAAACSVVPRPLQAGGTRTSPCRTSSRWAPSCATPCSTSATPTPPSCSGAWRRWTRCCGGGCAGSRAAVGGAACPPRSSSPGGTSGSDTSVSDGPAVHLCGPEQPVSPWLPLFLGRDEALGRCDTPGPLCHLAQSEQRRRKRLRSRRARNALCQPNATVPVSLGPPERSARSQRGQSCWDTCPQSCRSAPGAPRGASPALRPQARPGPCGARAQPALPGPAGAQRGRLAALTRSQRERGASAVSRRRPPPSARCPGGCSQDAAPGAPGPSRRRAGRVAAARGHRARLPIHSPGRASAAPRCRACARH encoded by the exons ATGCAGCCCTCGGGGCCCCCCAGGGATCGGGGGGCAGGGGGGTTTGGTGGGAAGCTGCTCCCTGAGCCCTACGACAGCTTCATGCGCAGCCACCTGCGCTACTACGGCTACTTCCAAG CCCCTAGGGCGCTGGAGCCGGTCTCTGGCCAGGACAGGTGGGTCCCTTCAGCGCGGGGCCAGGGGACATCGGTGCCCTCGGTGCAGCACCGCAGGTCCCCGGGGGATCCACGGGATCTCTTCACCCTCCCCTGGGCACAGGGCCCCCTGCCCGCTCCCCGCTGGCCCATCGAGTGCGAAGTCATCAAGGAGCCGATCGAGCACATCG AGTGGGTCCCCCCTGAGCCGGAGCCCTTCTGCCCGCCCGCGGGCCCCGCGCGCCCCCTGGCCCCGCTCAGCGAGGACCAGGGCACTGTTGTCTACCAGCTCAGCCCAGGTACTGGGGAGTGGGCAGCACCCCGGGtaccccccagtgtccccaggtctCCATTGCCATCCCTCTGGGCTCTCCCCGCAGCACCCCCAGGCTCCTGCTTCACCCGCGCTCGCATTGGGGGATCCCCGGGCCCCCTGTCCTTGCCGGCCACCCCCTTGGAGGGTCCCCAGGACACAACGCTGATCTTTGAATCGCGTTTTGAGAGCGGAAACCTCCAGAAAGCTGTCAAGGT GGGCCCCTTCGAGTACGTGCTGTGGCTGCGGCCGGACCTGTACACGGCCAAGCACACCCAGTGGTTCTACTTCCGCGTCCAAAACACCCGGCGAGACCATCTCTACCACTTCACCATCGCCAACCTGGCCAAGCCCAAGAGCCTCTACAATGAGGGGATGCGCCCGCTGCTCTACTCCCAGCGTGATGCCGAGAGCTGCGGCATCGGCTGGCGCCGCGTCGGGACAGACATCCAGTACTACCGGCGTGGTGTGGAGGAGCCAGCCGCCTTCTGTCtctcctggactgtgtgttTCCCCCACGACGGCGACACCTGCTTCTTCGCCCACTCCTACCCCTACACCTACTCGGACCTGCGGCGCTACCTGCGGGCGCTGTGCCGTGACCCAGCGCGCTCGCGGCTCTGCACGGTGCGGGCGCTGTGCCGCAGCCTGGCTGGCAACACCGTGTACCTGCTGACCATCGGCAGCCCGGCCGCTGCGGCCAGCAAGCGGGTGGTGGTGCTGAGCGCCCGCGCGCACCCCGGGGAGAGCGGCGGCTCCTGGGCCATGCGGGGTTTGCTCGATTTCCTCCTCAGCGCCGATGCCGACGCCCAGCTCCTGCGCCGGCTCTTTGACTTCATGGTGGTGCCGATGCTGAACCCCGAcggggtggtggtggggaacTCCCGCTGCTCCCTGGCGGGACGGGATCCCAACAGGGCGTACGGGACAGCGCGTGGTGGCTCCTTCCCCGGCGTGTGGCACCTGCGGGCCATGGTGGAGAG GGTGCTGGCAGAGCGGGAGGTGGTTTTGTACTGCGACTTCCATGGGCACAGCCGGAAAAACAATGTCTTCATGTACGGCTGCGACGGCGGTGGGGCCGGCAGCGGGTCACGGCTGCGCCAGCGCGTCTTCCCCCTGATGCTGAGCAAGAATGCCCCCGACAAG ttctccttccccagctgcaaGTTCAAGGTGCAGAAGAGCAAAGCGGGCACGGGCAGAGTCGTCATGTGGCGCTTGGGCGTCTTGCACAGCTACACCATGGAGGCGGCTTTCGGCGGCTCCACGCTGGGTGAGGGGCCACCGCGGGTGGGGGTGTCAGTGCTGGGGGTGTTGTTGGGCGGCTGGTCCCCGGGCTGGGACGCGGCTGCCTGTTCTGTTGTCCCCCGTCCCCTCCAGGCGGGAGGAACTCGCACTTCACCGTGCAGGACCTCAAGTCGCTGGGCTCCCAGCTGTGCGACACCCTGCTCGACTTCTGCGACCCCGACCCCGCCAAG CTGCAGCGGTGCCTGGCGGAGGTGGACGCGCTGCTGCGGCGGCGGCTGCGCCGGGAGCCGGGCTGCGGTGGGTGGAGCGGCGTGTCCCCCTCGGAGCTCGAGTCCAGGTGG CACCAGCGGCTCCGACACCTCCGTGTCCGACGGGCCCGCGGTTCATCTCTGCGGCCCAGAACAGCCGGTGAGTCCCTGGCTGCCGCTGTTTTTGGGGAGGGACGAGGCCCTGGGGAGGTGTGACACCCCAGGACCACTTTGCCATCTGGCGCAGTCGGAGCAACGGAGGAGGAAGCGGCTGCGGAGCCGAAGAGCCAGGAACGCCCTGTGCCAGCCAAATGCCACTGTCCCGGTGAGCCTGGGACCGCCAGAACGCTCTGCCCGGTCACAGCGGGGACAGTCCTGCTGGGACACTTGTCCCCAGAGCTGTCGCAGCGCGCCCGGGGCTCCAAGGGGTGCAAGCCCTGCTCTGCGCCCCCAGGCCAGGCCGGGGCCCTGCGGGGCCCGCGCGCAGCCGGCTCTGCCCGGCCCGGCGGGAGCGCAGCGCGGCCGCCTCGCCGCCCTGACGCGGTCCCAGCGGGAACGGGGCGCGAGCGCGGTGTCGCGCCGCCGGCCGCCCCCGAGCGCCCGCTGCCCCGGCGGCTGCTCGCAGGACGCAGCCCCGGGAGCCCCAGGGCCGtcccggcggcgggcggggcgggtgGCTGCCGCCCGCGGGCACAGGGCCCGTCTCCCCATCCACAGCCCCGGCAGAGCCTCCGCGGCCCCGCGCTGCCGCGCCTGTGCTCGGCATTAA